A region of Streptomyces sp. WMMC500 DNA encodes the following proteins:
- a CDS encoding acetyl-CoA C-acetyltransferase, with the protein MTTPAQPGVRTGGGARRVAIVGGNRIPFARADGAYATASNQEMLSAALDGLVERYGLRGALLDEFVAGAVLKHSRDFNLAREVVLGSGLDHRTPAYDIQQACGTGLQAVLLVANKIALGQIDAGVAGGVDTASDAPLGLNDGLRRVLLRARRQKSPGRRVAALAGLRPRHVVPDIPRNAEPRTGLSMGEHAARTAREWRVPRAAQDELAAASHRRLAAAYDAGFFDSLLTPFRGLDRDENLRPDSTPEKLARLGPVFGAAEPDATMTAGNSTPLTDGAATVLLASEEWAAARGLPVLAYLTHARTGAVDFVEGPDGLLMAPAYVVPKLLAAAGLRLADLDLYEIHEAFASQVLATLAAWEDPVFCEERLGLDGPLGAVDRERLNVAGSSLAAGHPFAATGGRIVATLAKLLHERSAERDADGGGPGAAAPVRGLISVCAAGGQGVTALLEA; encoded by the coding sequence ATGACCACACCGGCGCAGCCGGGCGTACGTACCGGCGGCGGCGCGCGCCGCGTCGCGATCGTCGGCGGCAACCGGATCCCCTTCGCCCGCGCGGACGGCGCGTACGCCACCGCGTCCAACCAGGAGATGCTCTCCGCCGCCCTCGACGGCCTCGTCGAGCGGTACGGGCTGCGCGGCGCACTGCTCGACGAGTTCGTCGCCGGCGCCGTGCTCAAGCACAGCCGGGACTTCAACCTCGCGCGCGAGGTCGTCCTCGGCAGCGGGCTCGACCACCGCACCCCCGCGTACGACATTCAGCAGGCGTGCGGCACCGGCCTCCAGGCCGTGCTGCTCGTCGCCAACAAGATCGCGCTCGGCCAGATCGACGCGGGCGTCGCCGGCGGCGTCGACACCGCGAGCGACGCGCCGCTCGGCCTCAACGACGGTCTGCGCCGCGTGCTGCTCCGCGCCCGGCGGCAGAAGTCGCCCGGCCGGCGCGTCGCCGCCCTCGCCGGCCTCCGCCCGCGGCACGTCGTCCCCGACATCCCGCGCAACGCCGAGCCGCGCACCGGTCTTTCGATGGGCGAGCACGCCGCGCGCACCGCCCGCGAGTGGCGGGTGCCGCGCGCCGCGCAGGACGAGCTGGCCGCCGCCAGCCACCGCCGGCTCGCCGCGGCGTACGACGCGGGCTTCTTCGACTCCCTGCTCACGCCCTTCCGCGGACTGGACCGCGACGAGAACCTGCGCCCCGACTCCACGCCGGAGAAACTGGCGCGCCTGGGGCCGGTGTTCGGCGCCGCGGAGCCGGACGCCACCATGACCGCGGGCAACTCCACCCCGCTGACCGACGGCGCGGCCACCGTGCTGCTGGCGAGCGAGGAGTGGGCCGCCGCGCGCGGGCTGCCCGTGCTGGCGTACCTCACGCACGCGCGCACCGGCGCGGTCGACTTCGTCGAGGGACCGGACGGGCTGCTGATGGCCCCCGCGTACGTCGTGCCGAAGCTGCTGGCCGCCGCAGGGCTGAGGCTCGCGGACCTCGATCTGTACGAGATCCACGAGGCGTTCGCCTCCCAGGTGCTCGCCACCCTCGCCGCGTGGGAGGACCCCGTGTTCTGCGAGGAGCGCCTGGGCCTGGACGGCCCGCTGGGCGCCGTCGACCGGGAGCGGCTGAACGTCGCCGGCTCCTCGCTCGCCGCCGGGCACCCCTTCGCCGCGACCGGCGGGCGGATCGTCGCGACGCTGGCGAAGCTGCTGCACGAGCGGTCGGCGGAGCGCGATGCCGACGGCGGCGGGCCCGGTGCCGCCGCGCCCGTACGCGGTCTGATCTCCGTCTGCGCCGCCGGCGGCCAGGGCGTCACGGCGCTGCTCGAAGCCTGA